From Vigna radiata var. radiata cultivar VC1973A unplaced genomic scaffold, Vradiata_ver6 scaffold_1152, whole genome shotgun sequence, a single genomic window includes:
- the LOC106752922 gene encoding histone deacetylase 8 codes for LQCCNFLEYVNELLEADKEGGKELCYGTFLNPGSWDAALLAAGTTLSAMKHLLDGHGKVAYALVRPPGHHAQPSQADGYXFLNNAGLAVQLALDSGCKKVAVIDXDVHXGNGTAXXFYRSNKVLTISLXMXHGSWGPSHPQSGSVDELGEGEGYGYNLNLPLPNGTGNKGYICAFNELVVPSIQKFGPDMIVLVAGQDASAFDPNGRQCLTMEGYREIGRIVHVLAKSESDGRLLIVQEGGYHVTYSAYCLHATLEGVLNLPISLLSDPLGVYPEDDSFSVKVIEAIKNYQKDKVPFLRNS; via the exons AGAAGGGGGCAAGGAACTTTGTTATGGGACATTCTTGAACCCTGGATCATGGGATGCTGCACTTCTTGCTGCTGGNACTACACTTTCTGCAATGAAGCATTTATTGGATGGCCATGGAAAAGTTGCTTATGCCCTGGTTAGGCCCCCTGGTCACCATGCTCAACCTTCTCAGGCTGATGGCTACTGNTTCCTTAACAATGCAGGTCTAGCAGTGCAATTGGCTTTAGATTCTGGGTGCAAGAAGGTTGCAGTTATAGATATNGATGTTCATNATGGAAATGGCACAGCAGANNGGTTTTATAGATCTAATAAGGTTCTTACCATCTCTCTTCANATGNATCATGGATCATGGGGTCCATCTCATCCCCAAAGTGGATCGGTTGATGAGCTGGGCGAAGGAGAAGGTTATGGCTATAACTTGAACTTACCTCTACCAAATGGAACTGGGAACAAGGGATATATATGTGCCTTCAATGAGTTGGTTGTTCCATCAATCCAAAAGTTTGGACCTGATATGATAGTTTTGGTTGCTGGACAAGACGCTAGTGCA TTTGATCCCAACGGAAGACAGTGCTTAACAATGGAGGGCTATAGAGAAATTGGACGGATTGTTCATGTTCTTGCGAAAAGTGAGAGTGATGGGCGGCTTCTAATTGTGCAGGAAGGTGGATATCATGTCACATATTCTGCATATTGTTTACATGCAACACTTGAGGGGGTTCTCAACCTTCCTATCAGTCTACTATCAGATCCTCTAGGAGTGTACCCAGAGGACGATTCATTTTCAGTCAAAGTTATAGAAGCCATTAAGAATTATCAAAAAGATAAAGTGCCCTTCTTGAGAAACTCGTAA